Below is a genomic region from Thermoplasmata archaeon.
GGGAGTGATCGGGAGCCCGAGTACCGCTTGCGCGATGAACCGGTTGAGGGCGGTCCCCCACGTCTCGTCGAAGTCGAATCGGGTCAGCAGCCGTCGATCGGTCATCTCGGCCGTTCGGATCCCGTAGATGACCCCCTGCATGACGTCGGTCGCGCGCAGATCGAAGATCTTCGACGCGAACATGACGTCCCCGGAGTCGAAGACCTTGCTCCAGTGGTACCACGACCCCGCCTGGCGGGGGAACGGCAATCGGTCCTTGCGCCCCCGGTACTCGATCTCGAAAAATCCTTCGGGGATGTCGACGTTGGGGGTTCCGTACTCCCCCATCGTTCCCATCTTGACGAGGTGGGCGTCCGGGCAGTGATCGCGCATGGCGTAGACGAGATGGAGCGTGCCGACCACGTTGTCGACTTGCGTCGTGACCGCGTGGTGGACGTCGATCATCGAGTACGGGGCGCTTCGTTGCTCCGCGAGATGTACGATCGCGTCGGGGTGCTCCTCTTCGAGCACGCGGGCGACGAAGTCATACCGCCCTAGGTCGCCTCGGTGGAAGGGGAGCTCCTTGCCGAGGAGCTGGTTCACGAGCCTCTGGCGCTGAGCGAACGACGGGATGGGGGTGGCCGACCAGCTGCCGACCTCTCGGACCCTGCGACGGGTGACGAAGTTGTC
It encodes:
- the agl3 gene encoding UDP-sulfoquinovose synthase; this encodes MKVLITGIDGYSGWPLALHLLSRGHDVVGVDNFVTRRRVREVGSWSATPIPSFAQRQRLVNQLLGKELPFHRGDLGRYDFVARVLEEEHPDAIVHLAEQRSAPYSMIDVHHAVTTQVDNVVGTLHLVYAMRDHCPDAHLVKMGTMGEYGTPNVDIPEGFFEIEYRGRKDRLPFPRQAGSWYHWSKVFDSGDVMFASKIFDLRATDVMQGVIYGIRTAEMTDRRLLTRFDFDETWGTALNRFIAQAVLGLPITPYGKGEQIRGFIALEDSVQSLRLAVEHPADRGEYRVFNQFDAAYSINQLAETTHQIATELGLSPRIEHPPDPRIEAEQHYYAPIHERLYALGYQRTRELSEVMREMFTDLLRYRHRLEARRHVVMPTIGWRRADNPAALNARVAASSAPPSAEPPPPVQDR